The DNA region GCGCCGCCAAGCGGGCGCTGCGCCTGGGTCAGGGGCTCGACCTGCGGGCCGGCCTGGAGGTCGAGGACGCGGCGTGGCGCACCACGGCGTTCTCCGCGGACCGCGCGGAGGGCGTCGCCGCCTTCAACGAGAAGCGCCCGCCCCGCTGGCCCGGCGAGTGAGCGCGGCTCGCGCGGGCGGGCCCACGGGTAGGCGCCCGGTCCCGCGGCCCGACCCGGGTCGTTTCCGTACCTCCCGCCCCGTGCCGGGCGCCGTGCGTGCGCGCGTACTCCGGATGCTTACTCCGACCGCCTCGCGCGGGGCGGTCGCCCGGGTGGGGTTGCGGCTCCGTTCGGCCCAGCGGGGGTGCGGTTCGGGATCGAAACCTGCGATACGTCCCTAGCCTGGACGGATGGTTGACGATTCAGCCGATCTACGGCTGCGCGCGGTCATCGAGCTGGCCCAGGCGCTGGCCACCGCGCAGAACCCGCAGGACGCGGTGCGGGCCGGCGCCCGCCGCGCCCGGCTGGCGATGGGCGCGTCCTTCGCCGCGATCTCCGCGTGGGAGCGCGAGACCGGCCGGCTGCGGGTCCTGGTCAACGACGGCGACCTCGCGCCGGGCGAGGAGCCGGAACCCGACGACGAGTCGTACTCGGTGCACGACTTCCCGGAGATCGCCGAGTTCCTGCACGGCACCTGGGCGGCGGGCGGCGAGCCGCACGCGTGGGTGGAGACCGCGCAGGGCACCGGCTCCTCGCCCGGCGGCAGCAGTTGGGGGCGCGCGGCGGCGCTGCGGCGGCGCGGCCGGGGCAGCTGCGTGGTCGCGCCGGTGGTGCTGCACGGCGGCGCATGGGGCGAGCTGTACGTGGCGCGGCGGATCGGCGAGCCCGCCTTCGGCCGCCCCGACGCGGACTTCGCGACCGTGCTGGCCGCGCTGATCGCCTCCGGCGTGGCGCAGACCGAACGGCTCGCGCAGGTGCAGCGGCTGGCGTTCACCGATCCGCTGACCGGGCTCGGCAACCGGCGCGCGGTCGACGTCAGGCTCGACGAGGCGCTGGAGCGGCACCGCGTGGACGGCACGGCGGTCAGCCTGGTGGTCTGCGACCTCAACGGCCTGAAGAAGGTCAACGACCGACACGGGCACGCGGTGGGGGACCGGCTGCTGGAACGATTCGGCTCACTGCTGTCGCTGTGCGGGGCGATGCTGCCGGGGAGTCTCGCGGCGCGGCTGGGCGGCGACGAGTTCTGCATCGTCGCGGTGGGGGCGGAGGTGGACGCGGTGGTGCGGGCGGCGGACGAGTTGTGCCGGCGGGCGGCGGAGCTGGACGTGGGGGAGGGGGTGGCGTGCGGGGTCGCGTCGACGGCGGATCAGGTGGGGCCGGTGCGGACGGCTCGCCGGCTGTTCCGGCTCGCCGACGCGGCGCAGTACCGCGCGAAGGCGCTGCGCGCGGCGCATCCGGTGGTGGCGGGCCGGGAGGGGCCCGGCGATCCCGTCGTCGCGCTCGCCGACGCGCCGCCGCCGCGGCCGGCGGCTGAGCGCCGCACGATTCGAGGTCGTCCCGACCCCGGTCTCTGAGCCGCGCCCGGCCGCGTCGGCACCGGGCGCCGGCCCCTTCTGCCGACGCCGAGCGTCAAGCTCCCCCGTACCCCTGGCCTGCTGACGCCGAGCGTCGAGTCCCCCGCGCCCTTGGCTTGCTGACGCCGGGCGTCAAGTCCCCAGGGGCGCGGGGAACGGCGCGAGCAACCACCACCGGCCGGTGGTCCGGATACGACAGCAACAGCCCCTTCGGGCCGGTGACGACCTGCGGGCCGCAGATGGGTTGCTCGCGCCGTTCCCCGCGCCCCTGATGTCAACGCCCAGCGTCGAGTCGGCGCATAGGGGCAGCGCCCAGCGCGAGGCTGAAGGGTGAGGTGACACGGGGGGATTCAGTGCTTAGGGTGCCTGAATATGGATATGCAGACCGTCGTCGCCGTAGGCACGAACGATGTCACCGCGGAGGACGTCCTCGCGGTGTCCCGCGGTGACGCGCACGTGGAGCTGACCCAGGCCGCGCTCGACGCCGTCGCCCGCTCACGCGAGGTGATCGAGGCGCTCGCGGCCAAGCCCGAGCCGGTGTACGGCGTCTCCACCGGCTTCGGCGCCCTCGCCGTCCGCCACATCAGCCCCGAACTGCGCGCCCAGCTCCAACGCAGCCTGGTCCGCTCGCATGCCGCCGGCATGGGCCCGGCCGTGGAGCGTGAGGTGGTCCGCGCGCTGATGTTCCTGCGGCTGAAGACCCTCGCCTCGGGCCGCACCGGCGTGCGCCCGGTCGTCGCGCGGACGATGGCCGCGCTGCTCAACGCCGGCATCACGCCCGTCGTCCACGAGTACGGCTCGCTCGGCTGCTCCGGCGACCTCGCGCCGCTCGCGCACTGCGCCCAGGTGCTGATGGGCGAGGGCGAGGCGCAGGGCCCCGACGGCACGGTCCGCCCGGCCGCCGAGCTGCTCGCCGAGCACGGCATCGAGCCGGTCGAACTGCGCGAGAAGGAGGGCCTGGCGCTGATCAACGGCACCGACGGCATGCTCGGCATGCTGGTCATGGCCTGCGCCGACCTGGCCCGGCTGTTCACCGCCGCCGACATCACCGCCGCCCTCACGCTGGAGGCGCTGCTCGGCACCGACCGGGTGCTCGCCCCCGAACTGCACGCGATCCGCCCGCACCCCGGCCAGGCGGCCAGCGCCGACAACATGCTGCGGGTGCTCGCGGGGTCCGGACTGACCGGCCACCACCAGGACGACGCGCCGCGGGTCCAGGACGCGTACTCGATCCGCTGCGCGCCGCAGGTCGCGGGCGCCGGCCGGGACACCCTCGCGCACGCCCGCCTGGTGGCCGACCGCGAGCTGGCCGCGGCCGTCGACAACCCCGTGGTCACCGAGTCCGGCGGCGTGGAGTCCAACGGCAACTTCCACGGCGCGCCCGTCGGCTACGTCCTGGACTTCCTCGCCATCGCCGCCGCCGACCTCGCCTCGATCGCCGAGCGCCGCACCGACCGGCTGCTGGACACGAACCGCTCGCACGGCCTGCCGCCGTTCCTCGCCGACGACCCGGGCGTCGACTCCGGCCTGATGATCGCTCAGTACACCCAGGCCGCCCTGGTCAGCGAGCTGAAGCGGCTCGCGGTCCCGGCGTCGGTGGACTCGATCCCGTCCTCGGCGATGCAGGAGGACCACGTCTCGATGGGCTGGTCAGCCGCCCGCAAGCTGCGCACCGCGGTCGACAACCTGGGCCGGGTGCTGGCCGTCGAGATGTTCGCGGCCACCCGCGCGCTGGAGATCCGCACCACCGGTACGCGGCTGAGGCCGGCGCTGGCCACCGCGGCGATCCTGAAGGCGGTGCGCGAGGCGGGCGTGCCGGGCCCGGGGCGCGACCGGTTCCTCGCCCCGGACCTGGAGGCTGCGTACGCCTTCGTCCGCGACGGCTCGCTGGCCCGCGCGGCCGAGTCGGTCACCGGCCCGCTGGCCTGACCCCGTCCGCCGCCGTCAGAGCGCGGCGGCGGCCTCACGGCGGGCGCGGCGGCCCGCGGTGACGACCAGGCCGGCGCCCGCGACCAGGAAGGCCGCGCCGCCGACGATGTACGGCTTGGTGTCGATGGCGCCGGTGTCGGCGAGGCCGCCGAGCTGGGCGGAGGGGTCCGCCGTGGTGGCGCGGGCGCTCTGCGCGGTCTCGGCCTTGGCCGGGCCGTCGTCGGCGGGGGACGCGGACGCGGACGGCACGAAGTACAGCGCGGCCAGCACGGAGGCGGCTGCGGCTGCCACGTAAGGGCGGGGCGAGGTCAAGGGATCATCCCCAAGGGTTGCGACGACGTGACCGTGGGGCCCGATCGTAGTGACTGGGCGCGGCTCGTGGGAAGCTGCCGCCCCGCGGGCTTACTCTCCGTGGCATGAGCACTACGGAGATTCCGCGCGGTGACAGCGGCCCGCGGTACGTCAGGCTGCAGGCGGACCTCGTGCTGGAGGTGACGGCGGCGGGGGAGCTGCGCGACGCGGCGCTGGCGCTGATCGACGCCGACACCTTCATGCCGCGCGAGGAGCGCGAGCACGCCCGCCGGGCGGTCGGCGCGGACGAGTCCGAGGCGCTGGCCTACCTCGTGGACCCGGCCGCGCTGGTCACCGGACTGCCCGGCCTGGAGCTGGTGCAGGCGTCCTGGTCCTGCGCGCACACCGAGTACGACCCGCTGACGTGGGCCGACGACGCCGACGACGCCGACGACGCGGACCACGACGCCGACCACTGAGCGGCCGGGCCGGGCCCCGGCGCCCGGACGTACCCGACGTGGGAAAGGCCACAATTTCGCCCGAATCGTACACATCGGCACGTCAGGCTGTTTCCATGCAGGGAGCGGCATTCGCCGTGGTCTGTTCCCTGCCCTTGGAGAGAAGCGTGACGCCCACCGCCGGAAACGCCCCCGAGAAGCGCCCCGCCCGCCGGTTCACGCCCGGCCGCCGCCGCACCGCCGCGGCCGTCGCGGTCCTGGCCGCGGGGGCCGTCGCGCTGACCGCCTGCGGCGGCCACGGCGACGGCGGCTCCTCCAAGGCCGCAGCGGCCGTCACCTCCTCTCCCACGCCCTCCTCGACGTCGCCCTCGGCTTCCTCGTCGCCGGCCACCGACTCCGGCGGCGCGCACACCGACACCCAGGCGCGCGAGGACGCGAAGGCCGCCAAGCAGGCGTCGGCCGCGAAGATCACCATCACGCCCAAGGCCGGCAGCACCCGCGCGGCCACCCACGGCGCGGTGAAGGTCTCGGTCAGCGGCGGCACCCTGACCTCGGTGACCATGACCTCCAAGGCCACCGGGCACAAGGTCCGCGGCGCGCTGTCCGCCGACCGCACCACCTGGAAGCCCGCGGTCAACCTCGCCCGCGGCACCCAGTACACGATCGCCGCG from Actinacidiphila sp. DG2A-62 includes:
- a CDS encoding GGDEF domain-containing protein encodes the protein MVDDSADLRLRAVIELAQALATAQNPQDAVRAGARRARLAMGASFAAISAWERETGRLRVLVNDGDLAPGEEPEPDDESYSVHDFPEIAEFLHGTWAAGGEPHAWVETAQGTGSSPGGSSWGRAAALRRRGRGSCVVAPVVLHGGAWGELYVARRIGEPAFGRPDADFATVLAALIASGVAQTERLAQVQRLAFTDPLTGLGNRRAVDVRLDEALERHRVDGTAVSLVVCDLNGLKKVNDRHGHAVGDRLLERFGSLLSLCGAMLPGSLAARLGGDEFCIVAVGAEVDAVVRAADELCRRAAELDVGEGVACGVASTADQVGPVRTARRLFRLADAAQYRAKALRAAHPVVAGREGPGDPVVALADAPPPRPAAERRTIRGRPDPGL
- the hutH gene encoding histidine ammonia-lyase; the encoded protein is MDMQTVVAVGTNDVTAEDVLAVSRGDAHVELTQAALDAVARSREVIEALAAKPEPVYGVSTGFGALAVRHISPELRAQLQRSLVRSHAAGMGPAVEREVVRALMFLRLKTLASGRTGVRPVVARTMAALLNAGITPVVHEYGSLGCSGDLAPLAHCAQVLMGEGEAQGPDGTVRPAAELLAEHGIEPVELREKEGLALINGTDGMLGMLVMACADLARLFTAADITAALTLEALLGTDRVLAPELHAIRPHPGQAASADNMLRVLAGSGLTGHHQDDAPRVQDAYSIRCAPQVAGAGRDTLAHARLVADRELAAAVDNPVVTESGGVESNGNFHGAPVGYVLDFLAIAAADLASIAERRTDRLLDTNRSHGLPPFLADDPGVDSGLMIAQYTQAALVSELKRLAVPASVDSIPSSAMQEDHVSMGWSAARKLRTAVDNLGRVLAVEMFAATRALEIRTTGTRLRPALATAAILKAVREAGVPGPGRDRFLAPDLEAAYAFVRDGSLARAAESVTGPLA